A part of Rhodamnia argentea isolate NSW1041297 chromosome 8, ASM2092103v1, whole genome shotgun sequence genomic DNA contains:
- the LOC115741307 gene encoding DExH-box ATP-dependent RNA helicase DExH17 isoform X1: MDLYTLKSVSDLPPPFRSIYSFRYFNSLQSECFPSCFHSDINMVISAPTGSGKTVLFELCILRLLSRFITDEMKFIHTKGTLKTIYIAPSKALVQEKLRDWSQKFGSWGINCLELTGDNDAYKTRNIQEADIILTTPEKFDAVTRYRIKDGGLSFFSDIALLLIDEVHLLNDTRGAALEAIVSRIKILASNPNMKLTPLAHVRLLAVSATIPNIEDLAEWLMVPAQGIKRFGEEMRPVKLTTRVLGYTPAKNDFLFEQRLQNFIFDILMQYSKGKSALVFCSTRKGAQEAAQRLSQMAMTFGYSNPFIKNKEQQESLREASLSCSDKQMQSYIIYGVAYHHGGLGLKDRNLVEGLFLKGDIQVLCTTNTLAHGINLPAHTVVIKSTRNFNKEKGLYVEYDRTTVLQMCGRAGRPPFDDTGMVIIMTRKETVHLYENLLSGCETVESQLLSCVTEHLTAEIVQLTVTDITRAIEWMKCSYLYVRMKKDPGKYAIKKGITNNQIEKHMQEICLQKVHELSQHQMIWMDEDGFLLKPLEPGHLMTKYYLKFDTMKYIMEAPANCSLEDALHVVCHAEELAWIQLRRNEKKLLNDINADKDGRLRFHIIGDKGKPKKRIQTREEKIFILTNDFLTGDPLVRDMSMTQDMNSILPNGSRVAKCLKDYFLYKKNYVGAVNSARLAKSLHQKLWDDSKYLLKQLPGIGMVTAKALLTMGIDSFEKLHDADPRRIEIVTGRKYPFGNQIKESLQSLPPKVEIKAEEIECERQGKAKVSIMLTRLLQSVLSNKGHYADMIVGSEEDNCIHFHKKIRVAEFSSPYNTTVYVSCPRHGKLTIKADLIFEEYLGIDLHNTFQLKENQPNTDTEGEIRKPSSFPPSGQVGINCNSKSTSNAIARSFHNFHKSKSKSNSGPSFDLIDEDSVESITKQFTIFFCLETLISSFQSSDMFLLLGNEGEPTKRDDDDDDCKIISETTVFDHIREKAKCFPALTTSSSSCSPSRQLLDIQRKRSREKPLKLPELIEIQEETEGWDTDDDLYGCDADDHSSSKQHFADAFSVAANPEGGFPSKPKENASVALNEETVFNHIRKKSKNLPVLTGLKMSEPKPLIGTKEHSFEEQPHHIISKDFLRDDTSISNTERIQVEKDPRHTHSLGVSRTSIDISAMKMLLFDSPTAKKNATQDDPRESPEACKKPDCSRARLTVGKTKAMDSCLGFRSIFSFL, encoded by the exons ATGGATTTGTACACGTTGAAGTCTGTTTCGGATCTTCCACCACCTTTCCGATCGATCTACAGCTTCAG GTACTTCAATTCGCTGCAAAGTGAATGTTTCCCCAGTTGTTTCCACTCCGACATTAACATGGTTATCTCCGCACCGACTGGGAGTGGTAAAACAGTGCTCTTTGAGCTTTGCATTCTGAGGCTGCTCTCCAGATTTATAACCGACGAAATGAAATTCATCCACACCAAAGGAACACTTAAGACG ATATATATTGCTCCTTCCAAGGCTTTAGTACAAGAGAAGCTCAGGGACTGGAGCCAAAAGTTTGGATCATGGGGAATCAATTGCCTCGAGCTGACTGGTGACAATGATGCCTACAAAACAAGGAACATACAGGAAGCAGACATCATTCTAACAACACCGGAG AAATTCGATGCAGTGACTCGCTATCGCATAAAGGATGGAGGATTGAGCTTTTTCAGCGATATCGCACTCTTACTCATCGACGAAGTTCACCTGTTGAATGATACACGTGGAGCCGCTCTGGAGGCAATTGTTAGTAGAATCAAAATTCTTGCTAGCAACCCAAATATGAAGTTGACTCCGCTTGCTCATGTGCGCCTTCTAGCCGTCTCTGCGACAATTCCAAATATTGAAGATCTTG CTGAATGGCTTATGGTTCCTGCTCAGGGAATTAAAAG GTTTGGAGAAGAAATGAGACCAGTGAAATTAACGACTAGGGTTCTAG GCTACACCCCAGCAAAAAATGACTTTCTTTTTGAGCAG CGCCTTCAGAACTTCATATTTG ACATTCTAATGCAATATTCCAAAGGGAAGTCTGCTCTAGTTTTTTGTTCAACTAGAAAAGGAGCGCAAGAAGCGGCACAGCGACTTTCACAGATGGCAATGACATTTGGTTATTCAAATCCTTTTATTAAGAACAAGGAACAACAAGAAAGTCTGAGGGAAGCTTCATTATCTTGCAGTGACAAACAAATGCAGTCTTACATCATTTATGGTG TTGCTTATCACCATGGTGGGCTTGGCTTGAAGGATCGTAACCTTGTTGAAGGTCTTTTTCTTAAGGGGGACATACAAGTTCTGTGCACTACTAATACTCTCGCCCACGGAATCAACTTGCCTGCACATACTGTAGTAATTAAATCAACTCGAAACTT CAACAAGGAAAAAGGACTCTACGTGGAATACGACCGAACAACCGTATTGCAG ATGTGCGGAAGAGCAGGGAGGCCACCATTTGATGATACAGGAATGGTTATAATTATGACAAGAAAAGAAACG GTACATTTGTACGAGAATCTACTGAGTGGATGTGAAACTGTCGAATCACA ATTGCTCTCTTGTGTAACAGAGCATCTGACAGCAGAGATAGTGCAACTGACTGTCACCGACATCACTCGAGCAATTGAGTGGATGAAATGCTCTTATTTGTATGTCAGAATGAAAAAG GACCCTGGGAAATATGCGATCAAGAAAGGAATAACTAATAACCAGATAGAGAAGCATATGCAAg AGATCTGCCTTCAGAAAGTACATGAGTTGTCGCAGCATCAAATGATCTGGATGGATGAAGATGGTTTTCTCTTAAAGCCACTAG AGCCTGGTCACCTGATGACAAAGTACTATCTAAAATTTGACACAATGAAGTACATAATGGAGGCCCCTGCAAACTGCAGTTTGGAGGATGCCCTTCATGTTGTATGCCATGCCGAGGAACTTGCTT GGATACAGCTAAGACGCAACGAGAAGAAGCTTCTGAATGACATTAATGCTGATAAAGATGGAAGGCTTCGGTTTCACATCATTGGTGATAAAGGAAAACCGAAAAAACGTATTCAAACTAGAGAAGAGAAGATCTTCATCCtgacaaatgattttttaactGGAGACCCTTTAGTTCGTGATATGTCCATGACCCAG GATATGAACTCTATCTTACCAAATGGATCAAGAGTTGCGAAGTGCTTGAAAGACTATTTTCTGTACAAGAAAAACTACGTGGGAGCAGTTAATTCCGCCAGATTAGCCAAGTCGTTGCATCAAAAGCTCTGGGATGACAGTAAATACTTGTTGAAACAATTGCCTGGCATAGGAATGGTGACTGCCAAG GCTCTACTTACCATGGGAATTGATTCATTTGAGAAACTACATGATGCTGATCCAAGGAGGATAGAGATAGTCACTGGTCGCAAATATCCATTTGGGAATCAAATCAAGGAGTCTCTACAGTCATTACCTCCTAAGGTTGAGATCAAAGCTGAGGAAATAGAATGCGAAAGGCAAGGAAAGGCTAAGGTGTCTATCATGTTGACTCGTCTATTGCAGTCAGTTCTATCAAATAAAGGACATTATGCTGACATG ATTGTGGGTTCAGAAGAAGATAATTGCATTCATTTCCACAAAAAGATAAG AGTGGCTGAGTTCAGCAG CCCATACAACACAACAGTCTACGTGTCATGTCCAAGGCATGGAAAGTTGACCATTAAGGCTGACCTGATTTTTGAAGAATATC TTGGCATTGATCTGCACAATACTTTTCAGTTGAAGGAGAACCAACCGAACACCGATACTGAAGGTGAAATCAGGAAGCCTTCATCTTTCCCTCCATCAGGGCAAGTGGGTATAAACTGCAACAGTAAAAGCACATCCAATGCTATAGCAAGAAGCTTTCATAATTTCCACAAGTCTAAAAGCAAAAGCAATTCTGG GCCCAGTTTTGACCTCATAGATGAAGACTCGGTAGAAAGTATTACTAAGcaatttaccatttttttctGCTTGGAGACCCTTATTTCCTCTTTCCAGTCCTCAGATATGTTTCTGCTTCTAGGTAATGAAGGCGAGCCAACAAAGAgagatgacgatgatgatgactgCAAGATCATATCTGAAACTACCGTCTTTGACCATATACGTGAAAAGGCCAAATGCTTTCCTGCACTGACTACATCGAGCTCTTCCTGTTCTCCATCGCGTCAACTTCTGGATATACAAAGAAAGCGCAGCCGCGAAAAGCCACTGAAGCTCCCCGAGTTAATAGAAATTCAGGAAGAAACAGAGGGATGGGATACCGATGACGACTTATATGGATGTGACGCTGATGACCATTCGAGTTCAAAGCAACATTTTGCAGATGCATTCTCAGTGGCAGCGAACCCTGAAG GTGGGTTTCCTTCCAAACCTAAAGAAAATGCATCCGTGGCTCTGAACGAAGAAACGGTATTCAATCACATTCGAAAGAAATCTAAGAACCTCCCAGTTCTCACAGGTCTGAAGATGTCAGAACCCAAACCCCTTATCGGGACAAAGGAGCACTCGTTCGAGGAGCAGCCTCATCACATTATATCAAAAGACTTTCTTAGAGATGACACTAGCATCTCGAATACAGAGCGCATACAGGTGGAGAAAGATCCACGCCATACTCATTCACTCGGAGTTTCAAGGAC
- the LOC115741307 gene encoding DExH-box ATP-dependent RNA helicase DExH17 isoform X3 — translation MDLYTLKSVSDLPPPFRSIYSFRYFNSLQSECFPSCFHSDINMVISAPTGSGKTVLFELCILRLLSRFITDEMKFIHTKGTLKTIYIAPSKALVQEKLRDWSQKFGSWGINCLELTGDNDAYKTRNIQEADIILTTPEKFDAVTRYRIKDGGLSFFSDIALLLIDEVHLLNDTRGAALEAIVSRIKILASNPNMKLTPLAHVRLLAVSATIPNIEDLAEWLMVPAQGIKRFGEEMRPVKLTTRVLGYTPAKNDFLFEQRLQNFIFDILMQYSKGKSALVFCSTRKGAQEAAQRLSQMAMTFGYSNPFIKNKEQQESLREASLSCSDKQMQSYIIYGVAYHHGGLGLKDRNLVEGLFLKGDIQVLCTTNTLAHGINLPAHTVVIKSTRNFNKEKGLYVEYDRTTVLQMCGRAGRPPFDDTGMVIIMTRKETVHLYENLLSGCETVESQLLSCVTEHLTAEIVQLTVTDITRAIEWMKCSYLYVRMKKDPGKYAIKKGITNNQIEKHMQEICLQKVHELSQHQMIWMDEDGFLLKPLEPGHLMTKYYLKFDTMKYIMEAPANCSLEDALHVVCHAEELAWIQLRRNEKKLLNDINADKDGRLRFHIIGDKGKPKKRIQTREEKIFILTNDFLTGDPLVRDMSMTQDMNSILPNGSRVAKCLKDYFLYKKNYVGAVNSARLAKSLHQKLWDDSKYLLKQLPGIGMVTAKALLTMGIDSFEKLHDADPRRIEIVTGRKYPFGNQIKESLQSLPPKVEIKAEEIECERQGKAKVSIMLTRLLQSVLSNKGHYADMIVGSEEDNCIHFHKKIRVAEFSSPYNTTVYVSCPRHGKLTIKADLIFEEYLGIDLHNTFQLKENQPNTDTEGEIRKPSSFPPSGQVGINCNSKSTSNAIARSFHNFHKSKSKSNSGPSFDLIDEDSVESNEGEPTKRDDDDDDCKIISETTVFDHIREKAKCFPALTTSSSSCSPSRQLLDIQRKRSREKPLKLPELIEIQEETEGWDTDDDLYGCDADDHSSSKQHFADAFSVAANPEGGFPSKPKENASVALNEETVFNHIRKKSKNLPVLTGLKMSEPKPLIGTKEHSFEEQPHHIISKDFLRDDTSISNTERIQVEKDPRHTHSLGVSRTSIDISAMKMLLFDSPTAKKNATQDDPRESPEACKKPDCSRARLTVGKTKAMDSCLGFRSIFSFL, via the exons ATGGATTTGTACACGTTGAAGTCTGTTTCGGATCTTCCACCACCTTTCCGATCGATCTACAGCTTCAG GTACTTCAATTCGCTGCAAAGTGAATGTTTCCCCAGTTGTTTCCACTCCGACATTAACATGGTTATCTCCGCACCGACTGGGAGTGGTAAAACAGTGCTCTTTGAGCTTTGCATTCTGAGGCTGCTCTCCAGATTTATAACCGACGAAATGAAATTCATCCACACCAAAGGAACACTTAAGACG ATATATATTGCTCCTTCCAAGGCTTTAGTACAAGAGAAGCTCAGGGACTGGAGCCAAAAGTTTGGATCATGGGGAATCAATTGCCTCGAGCTGACTGGTGACAATGATGCCTACAAAACAAGGAACATACAGGAAGCAGACATCATTCTAACAACACCGGAG AAATTCGATGCAGTGACTCGCTATCGCATAAAGGATGGAGGATTGAGCTTTTTCAGCGATATCGCACTCTTACTCATCGACGAAGTTCACCTGTTGAATGATACACGTGGAGCCGCTCTGGAGGCAATTGTTAGTAGAATCAAAATTCTTGCTAGCAACCCAAATATGAAGTTGACTCCGCTTGCTCATGTGCGCCTTCTAGCCGTCTCTGCGACAATTCCAAATATTGAAGATCTTG CTGAATGGCTTATGGTTCCTGCTCAGGGAATTAAAAG GTTTGGAGAAGAAATGAGACCAGTGAAATTAACGACTAGGGTTCTAG GCTACACCCCAGCAAAAAATGACTTTCTTTTTGAGCAG CGCCTTCAGAACTTCATATTTG ACATTCTAATGCAATATTCCAAAGGGAAGTCTGCTCTAGTTTTTTGTTCAACTAGAAAAGGAGCGCAAGAAGCGGCACAGCGACTTTCACAGATGGCAATGACATTTGGTTATTCAAATCCTTTTATTAAGAACAAGGAACAACAAGAAAGTCTGAGGGAAGCTTCATTATCTTGCAGTGACAAACAAATGCAGTCTTACATCATTTATGGTG TTGCTTATCACCATGGTGGGCTTGGCTTGAAGGATCGTAACCTTGTTGAAGGTCTTTTTCTTAAGGGGGACATACAAGTTCTGTGCACTACTAATACTCTCGCCCACGGAATCAACTTGCCTGCACATACTGTAGTAATTAAATCAACTCGAAACTT CAACAAGGAAAAAGGACTCTACGTGGAATACGACCGAACAACCGTATTGCAG ATGTGCGGAAGAGCAGGGAGGCCACCATTTGATGATACAGGAATGGTTATAATTATGACAAGAAAAGAAACG GTACATTTGTACGAGAATCTACTGAGTGGATGTGAAACTGTCGAATCACA ATTGCTCTCTTGTGTAACAGAGCATCTGACAGCAGAGATAGTGCAACTGACTGTCACCGACATCACTCGAGCAATTGAGTGGATGAAATGCTCTTATTTGTATGTCAGAATGAAAAAG GACCCTGGGAAATATGCGATCAAGAAAGGAATAACTAATAACCAGATAGAGAAGCATATGCAAg AGATCTGCCTTCAGAAAGTACATGAGTTGTCGCAGCATCAAATGATCTGGATGGATGAAGATGGTTTTCTCTTAAAGCCACTAG AGCCTGGTCACCTGATGACAAAGTACTATCTAAAATTTGACACAATGAAGTACATAATGGAGGCCCCTGCAAACTGCAGTTTGGAGGATGCCCTTCATGTTGTATGCCATGCCGAGGAACTTGCTT GGATACAGCTAAGACGCAACGAGAAGAAGCTTCTGAATGACATTAATGCTGATAAAGATGGAAGGCTTCGGTTTCACATCATTGGTGATAAAGGAAAACCGAAAAAACGTATTCAAACTAGAGAAGAGAAGATCTTCATCCtgacaaatgattttttaactGGAGACCCTTTAGTTCGTGATATGTCCATGACCCAG GATATGAACTCTATCTTACCAAATGGATCAAGAGTTGCGAAGTGCTTGAAAGACTATTTTCTGTACAAGAAAAACTACGTGGGAGCAGTTAATTCCGCCAGATTAGCCAAGTCGTTGCATCAAAAGCTCTGGGATGACAGTAAATACTTGTTGAAACAATTGCCTGGCATAGGAATGGTGACTGCCAAG GCTCTACTTACCATGGGAATTGATTCATTTGAGAAACTACATGATGCTGATCCAAGGAGGATAGAGATAGTCACTGGTCGCAAATATCCATTTGGGAATCAAATCAAGGAGTCTCTACAGTCATTACCTCCTAAGGTTGAGATCAAAGCTGAGGAAATAGAATGCGAAAGGCAAGGAAAGGCTAAGGTGTCTATCATGTTGACTCGTCTATTGCAGTCAGTTCTATCAAATAAAGGACATTATGCTGACATG ATTGTGGGTTCAGAAGAAGATAATTGCATTCATTTCCACAAAAAGATAAG AGTGGCTGAGTTCAGCAG CCCATACAACACAACAGTCTACGTGTCATGTCCAAGGCATGGAAAGTTGACCATTAAGGCTGACCTGATTTTTGAAGAATATC TTGGCATTGATCTGCACAATACTTTTCAGTTGAAGGAGAACCAACCGAACACCGATACTGAAGGTGAAATCAGGAAGCCTTCATCTTTCCCTCCATCAGGGCAAGTGGGTATAAACTGCAACAGTAAAAGCACATCCAATGCTATAGCAAGAAGCTTTCATAATTTCCACAAGTCTAAAAGCAAAAGCAATTCTGG GCCCAGTTTTGACCTCATAGATGAAGACTCGGTAGAAA GTAATGAAGGCGAGCCAACAAAGAgagatgacgatgatgatgactgCAAGATCATATCTGAAACTACCGTCTTTGACCATATACGTGAAAAGGCCAAATGCTTTCCTGCACTGACTACATCGAGCTCTTCCTGTTCTCCATCGCGTCAACTTCTGGATATACAAAGAAAGCGCAGCCGCGAAAAGCCACTGAAGCTCCCCGAGTTAATAGAAATTCAGGAAGAAACAGAGGGATGGGATACCGATGACGACTTATATGGATGTGACGCTGATGACCATTCGAGTTCAAAGCAACATTTTGCAGATGCATTCTCAGTGGCAGCGAACCCTGAAG GTGGGTTTCCTTCCAAACCTAAAGAAAATGCATCCGTGGCTCTGAACGAAGAAACGGTATTCAATCACATTCGAAAGAAATCTAAGAACCTCCCAGTTCTCACAGGTCTGAAGATGTCAGAACCCAAACCCCTTATCGGGACAAAGGAGCACTCGTTCGAGGAGCAGCCTCATCACATTATATCAAAAGACTTTCTTAGAGATGACACTAGCATCTCGAATACAGAGCGCATACAGGTGGAGAAAGATCCACGCCATACTCATTCACTCGGAGTTTCAAGGAC
- the LOC115741307 gene encoding DExH-box ATP-dependent RNA helicase DExH17 isoform X2 has protein sequence MDLYTLKSVSDLPPPFRSIYSFRYFNSLQSECFPSCFHSDINMVISAPTGSGKTVLFELCILRLLSRFITDEMKFIHTKGTLKTIYIAPSKALVQEKLRDWSQKFGSWGINCLELTGDNDAYKTRNIQEADIILTTPEKFDAVTRYRIKDGGLSFFSDIALLLIDEVHLLNDTRGAALEAIVSRIKILASNPNMKLTPLAHVRLLAVSATIPNIEDLAEWLMVPAQGIKRFGEEMRPVKLTTRVLGYTPAKNDFLFEQRLQNFIFDILMQYSKGKSALVFCSTRKGAQEAAQRLSQMAMTFGYSNPFIKNKEQQESLREASLSCSDKQMQSYIIYGVAYHHGGLGLKDRNLVEGLFLKGDIQVLCTTNTLAHGINLPAHTVVIKSTRNFNKEKGLYVEYDRTTVLQMCGRAGRPPFDDTGMVIIMTRKETVHLYENLLSGCETVESQLLSCVTEHLTAEIVQLTVTDITRAIEWMKCSYLYVRMKKDPGKYAIKKGITNNQIEKHMQEICLQKVHELSQHQMIWMDEDGFLLKPLEPGHLMTKYYLKFDTMKYIMEAPANCSLEDALHVVCHAEELAWIQLRRNEKKLLNDINADKDGRLRFHIIGDKGKPKKRIQTREEKIFILTNDFLTGDPLVRDMSMTQDMNSILPNGSRVAKCLKDYFLYKKNYVGAVNSARLAKSLHQKLWDDSKYLLKQLPGIGMVTAKALLTMGIDSFEKLHDADPRRIEIVTGRKYPFGNQIKESLQSLPPKVEIKAEEIECERQGKAKVSIMLTRLLQSVLSNKGHYADMIVGSEEDNCIHFHKKISPYNTTVYVSCPRHGKLTIKADLIFEEYLGIDLHNTFQLKENQPNTDTEGEIRKPSSFPPSGQVGINCNSKSTSNAIARSFHNFHKSKSKSNSGPSFDLIDEDSVESITKQFTIFFCLETLISSFQSSDMFLLLGNEGEPTKRDDDDDDCKIISETTVFDHIREKAKCFPALTTSSSSCSPSRQLLDIQRKRSREKPLKLPELIEIQEETEGWDTDDDLYGCDADDHSSSKQHFADAFSVAANPEGGFPSKPKENASVALNEETVFNHIRKKSKNLPVLTGLKMSEPKPLIGTKEHSFEEQPHHIISKDFLRDDTSISNTERIQVEKDPRHTHSLGVSRTSIDISAMKMLLFDSPTAKKNATQDDPRESPEACKKPDCSRARLTVGKTKAMDSCLGFRSIFSFL, from the exons ATGGATTTGTACACGTTGAAGTCTGTTTCGGATCTTCCACCACCTTTCCGATCGATCTACAGCTTCAG GTACTTCAATTCGCTGCAAAGTGAATGTTTCCCCAGTTGTTTCCACTCCGACATTAACATGGTTATCTCCGCACCGACTGGGAGTGGTAAAACAGTGCTCTTTGAGCTTTGCATTCTGAGGCTGCTCTCCAGATTTATAACCGACGAAATGAAATTCATCCACACCAAAGGAACACTTAAGACG ATATATATTGCTCCTTCCAAGGCTTTAGTACAAGAGAAGCTCAGGGACTGGAGCCAAAAGTTTGGATCATGGGGAATCAATTGCCTCGAGCTGACTGGTGACAATGATGCCTACAAAACAAGGAACATACAGGAAGCAGACATCATTCTAACAACACCGGAG AAATTCGATGCAGTGACTCGCTATCGCATAAAGGATGGAGGATTGAGCTTTTTCAGCGATATCGCACTCTTACTCATCGACGAAGTTCACCTGTTGAATGATACACGTGGAGCCGCTCTGGAGGCAATTGTTAGTAGAATCAAAATTCTTGCTAGCAACCCAAATATGAAGTTGACTCCGCTTGCTCATGTGCGCCTTCTAGCCGTCTCTGCGACAATTCCAAATATTGAAGATCTTG CTGAATGGCTTATGGTTCCTGCTCAGGGAATTAAAAG GTTTGGAGAAGAAATGAGACCAGTGAAATTAACGACTAGGGTTCTAG GCTACACCCCAGCAAAAAATGACTTTCTTTTTGAGCAG CGCCTTCAGAACTTCATATTTG ACATTCTAATGCAATATTCCAAAGGGAAGTCTGCTCTAGTTTTTTGTTCAACTAGAAAAGGAGCGCAAGAAGCGGCACAGCGACTTTCACAGATGGCAATGACATTTGGTTATTCAAATCCTTTTATTAAGAACAAGGAACAACAAGAAAGTCTGAGGGAAGCTTCATTATCTTGCAGTGACAAACAAATGCAGTCTTACATCATTTATGGTG TTGCTTATCACCATGGTGGGCTTGGCTTGAAGGATCGTAACCTTGTTGAAGGTCTTTTTCTTAAGGGGGACATACAAGTTCTGTGCACTACTAATACTCTCGCCCACGGAATCAACTTGCCTGCACATACTGTAGTAATTAAATCAACTCGAAACTT CAACAAGGAAAAAGGACTCTACGTGGAATACGACCGAACAACCGTATTGCAG ATGTGCGGAAGAGCAGGGAGGCCACCATTTGATGATACAGGAATGGTTATAATTATGACAAGAAAAGAAACG GTACATTTGTACGAGAATCTACTGAGTGGATGTGAAACTGTCGAATCACA ATTGCTCTCTTGTGTAACAGAGCATCTGACAGCAGAGATAGTGCAACTGACTGTCACCGACATCACTCGAGCAATTGAGTGGATGAAATGCTCTTATTTGTATGTCAGAATGAAAAAG GACCCTGGGAAATATGCGATCAAGAAAGGAATAACTAATAACCAGATAGAGAAGCATATGCAAg AGATCTGCCTTCAGAAAGTACATGAGTTGTCGCAGCATCAAATGATCTGGATGGATGAAGATGGTTTTCTCTTAAAGCCACTAG AGCCTGGTCACCTGATGACAAAGTACTATCTAAAATTTGACACAATGAAGTACATAATGGAGGCCCCTGCAAACTGCAGTTTGGAGGATGCCCTTCATGTTGTATGCCATGCCGAGGAACTTGCTT GGATACAGCTAAGACGCAACGAGAAGAAGCTTCTGAATGACATTAATGCTGATAAAGATGGAAGGCTTCGGTTTCACATCATTGGTGATAAAGGAAAACCGAAAAAACGTATTCAAACTAGAGAAGAGAAGATCTTCATCCtgacaaatgattttttaactGGAGACCCTTTAGTTCGTGATATGTCCATGACCCAG GATATGAACTCTATCTTACCAAATGGATCAAGAGTTGCGAAGTGCTTGAAAGACTATTTTCTGTACAAGAAAAACTACGTGGGAGCAGTTAATTCCGCCAGATTAGCCAAGTCGTTGCATCAAAAGCTCTGGGATGACAGTAAATACTTGTTGAAACAATTGCCTGGCATAGGAATGGTGACTGCCAAG GCTCTACTTACCATGGGAATTGATTCATTTGAGAAACTACATGATGCTGATCCAAGGAGGATAGAGATAGTCACTGGTCGCAAATATCCATTTGGGAATCAAATCAAGGAGTCTCTACAGTCATTACCTCCTAAGGTTGAGATCAAAGCTGAGGAAATAGAATGCGAAAGGCAAGGAAAGGCTAAGGTGTCTATCATGTTGACTCGTCTATTGCAGTCAGTTCTATCAAATAAAGGACATTATGCTGACATG ATTGTGGGTTCAGAAGAAGATAATTGCATTCATTTCCACAAAAAGATAAG CCCATACAACACAACAGTCTACGTGTCATGTCCAAGGCATGGAAAGTTGACCATTAAGGCTGACCTGATTTTTGAAGAATATC TTGGCATTGATCTGCACAATACTTTTCAGTTGAAGGAGAACCAACCGAACACCGATACTGAAGGTGAAATCAGGAAGCCTTCATCTTTCCCTCCATCAGGGCAAGTGGGTATAAACTGCAACAGTAAAAGCACATCCAATGCTATAGCAAGAAGCTTTCATAATTTCCACAAGTCTAAAAGCAAAAGCAATTCTGG GCCCAGTTTTGACCTCATAGATGAAGACTCGGTAGAAAGTATTACTAAGcaatttaccatttttttctGCTTGGAGACCCTTATTTCCTCTTTCCAGTCCTCAGATATGTTTCTGCTTCTAGGTAATGAAGGCGAGCCAACAAAGAgagatgacgatgatgatgactgCAAGATCATATCTGAAACTACCGTCTTTGACCATATACGTGAAAAGGCCAAATGCTTTCCTGCACTGACTACATCGAGCTCTTCCTGTTCTCCATCGCGTCAACTTCTGGATATACAAAGAAAGCGCAGCCGCGAAAAGCCACTGAAGCTCCCCGAGTTAATAGAAATTCAGGAAGAAACAGAGGGATGGGATACCGATGACGACTTATATGGATGTGACGCTGATGACCATTCGAGTTCAAAGCAACATTTTGCAGATGCATTCTCAGTGGCAGCGAACCCTGAAG GTGGGTTTCCTTCCAAACCTAAAGAAAATGCATCCGTGGCTCTGAACGAAGAAACGGTATTCAATCACATTCGAAAGAAATCTAAGAACCTCCCAGTTCTCACAGGTCTGAAGATGTCAGAACCCAAACCCCTTATCGGGACAAAGGAGCACTCGTTCGAGGAGCAGCCTCATCACATTATATCAAAAGACTTTCTTAGAGATGACACTAGCATCTCGAATACAGAGCGCATACAGGTGGAGAAAGATCCACGCCATACTCATTCACTCGGAGTTTCAAGGAC